From Salipiger profundus, a single genomic window includes:
- a CDS encoding sensor histidine kinase, with translation MKSAKLTTLTLEDGSDVARLREIAMALTKVLSFGAFERTRAVTAVVELGRNAVEHGQKGRATFTLTDLKGKPALGLTVIDQGEGIPSEKLDPDRKIDSSSGLGLGLRGVQRIAARFDVETGAEGTRIDATFLPSSKISSARDSLIARAHEALEDLKANDPTAVLAEKNRELQAGIADRDLLMQELHHRTGNNLALIVALIRMSRSQAVQDETQQALSELEVRVGSLSKAHELMQRTANSGDIDLCEMLDEVARNAEQAFSGEGFRVRISVTCPAMNLDGKLAIDIGLIVGELITNAYKYAFDGRSEGMIAVDASGDAGQGLVLTVSDDGVGLGDGNKRPERSNSLGWRMIRTLTFQHNATLSVDGSDGLCVQVRFPGID, from the coding sequence ATGAAGTCGGCAAAACTGACGACGCTGACGCTCGAGGACGGCTCGGACGTCGCCCGCCTGCGCGAGATTGCCATGGCGCTGACCAAGGTGCTGTCCTTCGGGGCGTTCGAGCGCACCCGTGCCGTCACCGCGGTGGTCGAGCTTGGGCGCAACGCCGTCGAGCATGGCCAGAAAGGTCGCGCGACCTTTACCCTGACCGACCTGAAGGGAAAACCGGCGCTGGGGCTCACGGTCATAGACCAGGGTGAGGGCATCCCCAGCGAGAAGCTCGATCCAGACCGGAAGATCGACTCGTCCTCGGGGCTGGGGCTCGGCCTGCGCGGGGTGCAGCGCATTGCCGCGCGTTTCGATGTCGAAACCGGCGCCGAGGGCACCCGCATTGATGCCACCTTCCTGCCCTCGTCCAAGATCAGCTCCGCCCGCGACAGCCTCATCGCCCGCGCCCACGAGGCGCTCGAGGACCTGAAGGCCAACGATCCGACGGCGGTGCTGGCCGAGAAGAACCGCGAATTGCAGGCCGGCATCGCCGACCGCGACCTGCTGATGCAGGAACTGCACCACCGCACCGGCAACAATCTCGCGCTGATCGTGGCGCTGATCCGCATGAGCCGCTCGCAGGCCGTGCAGGACGAGACGCAGCAGGCGCTCAGCGAACTCGAGGTGCGCGTCGGCTCGCTGTCGAAGGCGCATGAACTCATGCAGCGCACCGCCAACTCCGGCGACATCGATCTCTGCGAGATGCTCGACGAGGTCGCCCGGAACGCGGAACAGGCGTTCAGCGGCGAGGGCTTCCGGGTGCGCATTTCGGTCACCTGTCCCGCCATGAACCTCGACGGCAAGCTGGCGATCGACATCGGCCTGATCGTCGGCGAGCTGATCACCAACGCCTACAAGTACGCCTTTGACGGACGCAGCGAAGGGATGATCGCCGTCGACGCCTCGGGCGACGCGGGGCAGGGGCTGGTGCTCACGGTGTCCGACGACGGCGTTGGCCTCGGCGATGGCAACAAGCGGCCCGAGCGCTCGAACTCGCTGGGCTGGCGGATGATCCGCACGCTGACGTTCCAGCACAACGCGACCCTGTCGGTGGATGGCAGCGACGGGCTGTGCGTGCAGGTGCGCTTTCCCGGCATCGACTGA
- a CDS encoding ATP-binding protein: MAKIGLSAGRDVVAARQAVARIMKERGASAIRVTRFATAVSEIARNAIVHGGGGEISVYLDARNDYLRVECRDAGPGIEDVPLAMTEGYTTAGGLGRGLSGAKRLSHDFEIRSAPGEGTFVVMSVKL; encoded by the coding sequence ATGGCGAAGATCGGGCTTTCGGCCGGTCGTGACGTCGTCGCCGCCCGACAGGCGGTTGCCCGCATCATGAAGGAGCGCGGCGCGTCGGCGATCCGGGTGACGCGCTTCGCGACGGCGGTCAGCGAGATCGCCCGTAACGCGATCGTGCACGGCGGCGGGGGCGAGATTTCCGTTTATCTCGACGCCCGTAACGATTATCTGCGCGTCGAGTGCCGGGATGCGGGGCCCGGGATCGAGGATGTGCCGCTTGCAATGACCGAGGGTTACACCACCGCCGGCGGCCTCGGACGGGGTCTCAGCGGGGCCAAGCGGCTGTCGCACGATTTCGAGATCCGCTCCGCCCCCGGCGAGGGGACCTTTGTCGTGATGAGCGTGAAGTTATGA
- a CDS encoding STAS domain-containing protein → MSGVTSINLVENALLVSIQDDVTDTEIVELQDTLSHRIAKNNVRGVVLDISSLEIVDTFVGRVIAQLAGISRLLAAETYVVGMRPAVAVTLVELGMYLPETRTALSLTHALSQLRRG, encoded by the coding sequence GTGTCGGGGGTTACGTCGATCAATCTCGTCGAGAACGCGCTGCTTGTCTCGATCCAGGACGACGTCACCGATACCGAGATCGTCGAACTGCAGGACACGCTCTCGCACCGCATCGCCAAGAACAACGTGCGCGGCGTGGTGCTCGACATCTCGTCGCTCGAGATCGTCGACACCTTCGTGGGCCGGGTGATCGCGCAGCTCGCCGGGATCTCGCGGCTCCTCGCCGCCGAGACCTACGTGGTGGGCATGCGTCCGGCGGTTGCGGTGACGCTGGTCGAGCTTGGCATGTACCTGCCCGAGACGCGCACCGCTCTCAGCCTCACGCACGCGCTGTCGCAGTTGCGGCGTGGTTGA
- a CDS encoding ATP-binding protein, translating into MNQWVEIDDRSAVAVVRRLARRYGAEIGLSERRLEELAIVVTEASTNILRYAERGRALASMTRAPGVAQLVLIFTDRGPGISDVDRMFQDGESSTDSAGLGLGAIRRLSDSFDILSSSEDGTTIVCTFDARNVPLSPEIEAVGLRVCHPKERECGDDFVLRQTRGATDVLLCDGLGHGPLAAEASAEVIEAANGLDAEPGRSMRRITERLVGHRGAVASIVHIDWPEMTMRYAGLGNIATIWIGAQGVKRMAVRDGRIGAVPTGGYEETVQLAVGDMVILHSDGLKTLREAHFRPGLLHKSPLLIAGFLLDRAFRGRDDASIVVIRLTGEREG; encoded by the coding sequence ATGAACCAGTGGGTCGAGATTGACGATCGCAGCGCCGTGGCCGTGGTGCGCCGGCTGGCGCGGCGTTACGGGGCCGAGATCGGGCTGTCCGAGCGGCGGCTCGAGGAATTGGCCATCGTCGTGACCGAGGCCAGCACCAACATCCTGCGCTATGCCGAGCGGGGCAGGGCGCTTGCGAGCATGACCCGTGCGCCGGGCGTGGCGCAGCTGGTGCTGATCTTCACCGACCGGGGGCCGGGCATCTCCGACGTGGACCGGATGTTCCAGGACGGCGAAAGCTCGACCGACTCCGCCGGGCTCGGGCTCGGGGCGATCCGGCGGCTCTCGGACAGCTTCGACATTCTCAGCTCGAGCGAGGACGGCACAACCATCGTCTGCACCTTCGACGCAAGGAACGTGCCGCTCAGCCCCGAGATCGAGGCGGTGGGGCTGCGGGTCTGCCATCCCAAGGAGCGCGAGTGCGGCGACGACTTCGTGCTGCGCCAGACACGTGGCGCGACCGACGTGCTGCTCTGCGACGGGCTGGGTCACGGGCCGCTCGCCGCCGAGGCCTCGGCCGAGGTCATCGAAGCGGCCAACGGCCTCGATGCCGAGCCGGGTCGGAGCATGCGGCGGATCACCGAGCGCCTCGTCGGCCATCGTGGCGCGGTGGCGAGCATCGTGCATATCGACTGGCCCGAGATGACAATGCGCTACGCCGGCCTTGGCAATATCGCGACGATCTGGATCGGCGCGCAGGGCGTGAAGCGGATGGCGGTGCGCGACGGCCGCATCGGTGCGGTGCCGACCGGGGGATACGAAGAGACCGTGCAGCTTGCGGTGGGGGACATGGTGATCCTGCACAGCGACGGGCTCAAGACCCTGCGCGAGGCGCATTTCCGGCCCGGGCTGCTGCACAAGAGCCCGCTTCTGATCGCGGGCTTCCTGCTTGATCGGGCATTTCGCGGGCGCGACGATGCGAGCATCGTGGTGATCCGGCTGACAGGGGAGCGCGAGGGATGA